In the Armatimonas rosea genome, GGGCTCTACCGGCTCTATGTGCGCAAGAAGCAGCCCCCCGCGACCCTGTTCTCGGTCCACACGCCGCGCTGGCGACGGCTGGCGGAGCTGCTGGCCGAAAAGGCGGGGGAGACCCGCTCCGCAGCGAGTGTCGCCGAGCTGATCCTGGTGCTCCGTACCCTCGATAGCGAGCGGGTGGGCGAGGAGGCGAGACTAGAGGTGGCCCTGTCGCGCCGCATCGCCGACTTGCTCCCGTTTCTCACTCCCGCGGAGCTGTCGAGCCTGCCCGAGCCGTGCTGGGAGTTCTTGGTCTATGCGCTTGAGCAGCGCATCGAGATCGAGGCCATCCGACGACTGCCTTGGATGAAGGCCCCGTTTACGATCGCGGTGATCCTGGCGCTGGGCTCGGTGAAGAATCCCAACGTGGCTCCGCTGATGCAACGCCTCGCGGCGCACGACACGGAGGGCCGTGTCCGCGAGGCGGCGACCGACTATCTGGCTACTCCGTGAGGCGTCGCCAGGCCTCTTCGTACTTTTGAGCGGTCTTGGCGATGATCTCGGCGGGGAGGTCGGGGGGCGGGGGCTGCTTGTTCCAGCCGGGGACCGACTCGAGAAAGTCGCGGAGAAACTGCTTGTCGAAGCTGGGCTGGGCACCACCGGGCTGGTAGGTGTCGGCGGGCCAGAAGCGCGACGAGTCCGGGGTGAGGGCTTCGTCGATCAGGATCACCTTGTCGTTTTCATCGAGCCCAAACTCGAACTTGGTATCGGCCAGGATGATGCCGCGCTTCTCCGCGTGGGCGAGGGCGAAGGCGTAGAGGCCCTGCGCGGCGCTGACCACGGCATCGAAGTGCTCCCCGAGAAGCGCCTTGGCCTCGCCCGGAGTCATGGGCTCGTCGTGGCCGGCGTCCGCCTTGGTGCTGGGCGTGAAGATCGGGGTGGGGAGCTTGTCGGACTCCACGAGGCCTGCTGGGAGCGGGTTTCCCCAGAGGCTGGGGCCATCGGTCTTGTACGCCTTCCAGCCCGAGCCCGAGAGGTAGCCGCGGATCACGGCCTCGATCTTGAGGGGGCGCGTGCGCTTGCAGAGCATCGCCCGGCCCGCCAGGGTCTCATCCCAGACCCCGCCCACCGCCGCGATCTCCGCCGCGATCTCGGTATCGTCCGCGGTGATCAAGTGGTTGGCGATCACCCCCTGGGTCTGGGCGAACCAGAAGACCGAGAGCTGGGTGAGAATCCGGCCCTTGCCGGGGATTCCCTGCGCCATCACCACATCAAAGGCGGAGATCCGATCCGAGGCAACCAGCAAGAGCTTGTCGTCGCCCACGGCATAGAGATCGCGCACCTTGCCCTGCCCGAGCTTTGTCAGCCCGGCGATATTCGTCGTTAAAACCGCGCTCACTGCAGAACCTTTCCAATCACCTCCGACTCGTAGACTGCGCCGAAGTCGCGGGAGTCGGTGGAGTTGTTGATATTGTCGCCCAGGACATAGATACCGCCCTTCGCACTGCGCGAGACGTGCTCATCGTGGAAGAGATCGGTGGTCGGGTAGCTCCCCGAGACTGTGTTGAGCCTCTGGGGCCAGGTGCGACTCCCGCCGGCATTCTGGATAAAGACAATGCGCTTGACGACGTCTTCGTCCCGGTTTTTCTTACCGTCACGGGTGCCGATCACCACGATATCCCCTACTTTCAGGGGAGAGAAGAGCCGCCATGTCTTGAGGATCGTCACCCGCTGACCGGGCTTGAGGGTGGGCAGCATCGACTGCCCCACCACCACGACCCGGCCAAAGGAGAAGAACGCCCCCACGACAACCAGTAAGATCGGAATCAGAATCAGGCGCTCCAGGCGTTTCAGGCGCTCCAGACGTGCGGCTTTAGAGTCTTGGTCAGGCATGGGCAATCTTAACTATACCGGCCCCCTAGCCCCCGTGCAACGGGGAGAACACTAGGGATTGGTGCGCCGGCGCTGCCCGAGGCCCTCCAAGAGGTTCTGCATGCGGAACTGCTGCGAGCGGTTGCCTTCTGCCACAAAGTCCATGTAGCCGATCATCATCTCATCGAAGGTCTGGTCGCCCCAGTGGACGGTCTTGGTGGGATCGGGGTTGAAGGGGTTCTTCGACGAGTTGTCGTACCAGGCCTCGACCAGGATCTTCGTGCCTGCGGTCATCTTCTTGGGCTCTTTGAGCATGTAGCGGGTCTGCCAGTTGAAGTCGTACTTGGGCACGGAGAGCAGAGTCTCTTGCTTGCCGTCGGGGTAGGTCGCGCTGATGCGGAAGGCCTTGCCACGGACGTGCATGTGCGGCGAGTAGGAGTAGACAGTCGCGTTGATCGGCACGGTAAAGGTCCGCTCGACCCGGTGGCTCTCGACGCCGGGGGGAATCCGCAGGTTCAGCGCCAGGATCCCGACATTGTCTGCCACTTCTTTGGGCGGCTCCTTGGCAAAGATAAACCCAAGCTCGCTCTGGTCGTCTTGTTCGACTCCAGTAGGGGTGTAGTGGACCTGAAACATCAGGTCGGCTCCCTTGGGGACGCGCTTGGCAACTCCGGCCGGGAAGACCATCGGGCTCTCGCCAGGGACATACTCCGCCACGAAGCCGTCTAGTCCGTTGCCCGGCCCGCGCCGGCCCGTCTTATCGTCGATAAAGACCAGCACATGGTGGACCGCCTTGCGTGCGCCGGGCTTGACCTCGGCGGCCTGAATCCACTTGTCCTCGGTGAAGTTGGTGGGGACCCGGAACCACTGGTAGGCCACGACCCCGGTTGCCTGGATCTTGTAGGGCTTCTCCATCTTCAGCACCACATCGGGCTTGCCGATATTCCAGCCCTCCACAAAGGTCTTGGGCGCGGGGAGCTTCTTGGGATCGCCCTCGGGCGTCCCCTGCTTCACCCAGGCGAGCACCGTGGCTTTCTCTTTGGCGGTGAGGCTGCGGTCGTTGGCAAAGTCGCCGTGGCGCGGGTCGGCGTGCCAGGGGGGCATGCGGTTGGTGGTGACCGTCTCCGAGATCATCGCGCTCCAGCGCTTGGCGTGGGCGTAGGTCTGGAGCGGGAAGGGCCCGACTTGTCCGGGGCGGTGGCAGCTCTCGCACTTCTCCTGCAGGATCGGCGCGACATGCTGGCTGTAGTTCACCTTCCCCACCGCAGGGAGAGTCATGGCCGGGATCGGCTCGGGCTCCGCATCGCGGCTCTTGGCCGTGGCCGGGGTTTCGTCGTCGAGACGGGGCCCGCCCTTCACGACCTTTCGCTCCAGCTCGGGCTTGTTGCGGTCCAGCAGGCAGCCGGGGACCGAGCTACTGGCGGTCGCGACCGGCTTGCTAGCCAGGATCGCATCGAGGGCATCGGTCAGGTAGTGCTTGCTCGCGGCGGGCTTGCGGCTTCCGAGGCCATACTGGTCATCGACACTGCCCCGGTAGCGCAGGGTCGCCTTGCCATCGACCACGAGCGCCTCACAGGTCCGGGTGACCTTTGCGGCATCGGCGAGCTTCTGCTGGCGGTCGGTGAGGATGGGAAAACGGACTCCCGCCGCCTTTGCCGCCGCGAGGGTCTGGGAGTCGGTCTCGCTGCCGTTGGAGTTGATCCCCACAAACGCGACTCCCTTTGCCTCGTATTTTTTCGCGAGCGCGGCTAGCTTG is a window encoding:
- a CDS encoding redoxin family protein; protein product: MNRIGLSVVFKDAMKTLALALTVPAALVAAAIALPHKADAPLVGTRLPDFRAATVEGKEFHFYGLAGKKAVVFYFLGADCPIAKLSLPKLAALAKKYEAKGVAFVGINSNGSETDSQTLAAAKAAGVRFPILTDRQQKLADAAKVTRTCEALVVDGKATLRYRGSVDDQYGLGSRKPAASKHYLTDALDAILASKPVATASSSVPGCLLDRNKPELERKVVKGGPRLDDETPATAKSRDAEPEPIPAMTLPAVGKVNYSQHVAPILQEKCESCHRPGQVGPFPLQTYAHAKRWSAMISETVTTNRMPPWHADPRHGDFANDRSLTAKEKATVLAWVKQGTPEGDPKKLPAPKTFVEGWNIGKPDVVLKMEKPYKIQATGVVAYQWFRVPTNFTEDKWIQAAEVKPGARKAVHHVLVFIDDKTGRRGPGNGLDGFVAEYVPGESPMVFPAGVAKRVPKGADLMFQVHYTPTGVEQDDQSELGFIFAKEPPKEVADNVGILALNLRIPPGVESHRVERTFTVPINATVYSYSPHMHVRGKAFRISATYPDGKQETLLSVPKYDFNWQTRYMLKEPKKMTAGTKILVEAWYDNSSKNPFNPDPTKTVHWGDQTFDEMMIGYMDFVAEGNRSQQFRMQNLLEGLGQRRRTNP
- a CDS encoding phosphoribosylaminoimidazolesuccinocarboxamide synthase, translating into MSAVLTTNIAGLTKLGQGKVRDLYAVGDDKLLLVASDRISAFDVVMAQGIPGKGRILTQLSVFWFAQTQGVIANHLITADDTEIAAEIAAVGGVWDETLAGRAMLCKRTRPLKIEAVIRGYLSGSGWKAYKTDGPSLWGNPLPAGLVESDKLPTPIFTPSTKADAGHDEPMTPGEAKALLGEHFDAVVSAAQGLYAFALAHAEKRGIILADTKFEFGLDENDKVILIDEALTPDSSRFWPADTYQPGGAQPSFDKQFLRDFLESVPGWNKQPPPPDLPAEIIAKTAQKYEEAWRRLTE
- the lepB gene encoding signal peptidase I, with protein sequence MPDQDSKAARLERLKRLERLILIPILLVVVGAFFSFGRVVVVGQSMLPTLKPGQRVTILKTWRLFSPLKVGDIVVIGTRDGKKNRDEDVVKRIVFIQNAGGSRTWPQRLNTVSGSYPTTDLFHDEHVSRSAKGGIYVLGDNINNSTDSRDFGAVYESEVIGKVLQ